Proteins co-encoded in one Cyprinus carpio isolate SPL01 chromosome B5, ASM1834038v1, whole genome shotgun sequence genomic window:
- the LOC109073801 gene encoding ectoderm-neural cortex protein 1 isoform X1, translated as MPVVNRDSMKMSVCVHENRKSRASTGSMNIYLFHKSSYADSVLMHLNALRQQRLFTDVLLHAGSRSFPCHRAVLAACSRYFEAMFSGGLRESQDSEVDFRDSIHPEVLELLLDYAYSSRVIINEENAESLLEAGDMLEFQDIRDACAEFLEKNLHPSNCLGMLLLSDAHQCTQLFQLSWSMCLSNFPAICKTEEFLQLPKDMLVQLLAHEELETEDERLVYESALNWVNYDLERRHCHLPELLRTVRLALLPAIFLMENVSTEELIIAQAKSKELVDEAIRCKLRILQNDGVVNSPCARPRKTSHALFLLGGPTFMCDKLYLVDQKAKEIIPKADIPSPRKEFSACAIGCKVYVTGGRGSENGVSKDVWVYDTLHEEWSKAAPMLIARFGHGSAELRHCLYVVGGHTAATGCLPASPSVSLKQVEQFDPVANKWSMVAPLREGVSNAAVVSVKMKLFAFGGTSVAHDKLPKVQCYDPSENRWAVPASCPQPWRYTAAAVLGNQIFVMGGDTEFSACSAYKFSSETYQWTKVGDVTAKRMSCQAVASGNKLYVVGGYFGTQRCKTLDCYDPTLDAWNSITTVPYSLIPTAFVSTWKHLPA; from the exons ATGCCAGTTGTCAATAGG gattcaaTGAAAATGTCGGTCTGCGTCCACGAGAACCGCAAGTCTCGTGCCAGCACGGGCTCTATGAATATCTACCTGTTCCACAAGTCCTCGTATGCCGACAGTGTGCTAATGCACCTGAATGCTCTTCGGCAGCAGAGACTCTTCACTGATGTTCTGCTCCACGCGGGAAGCCGCTCTTTCCCGTGCCACAGGGCTGTGCTGGCCGCCTGCAGCCGCTACTTTGAAGCAATGTTCAGCGGAGGGCTGAGAGAGAGTCAGGACAGTGAAGTGGACTTCAGGGACTCCATTCATCCAGAG GTATTGGAGCTCCTCCTGGACTATGCTTATTCATCAAGAGTGATAATAAATGAGGAGAACGCAGAGTCTCTCCTTGAGGCCGGTGACATGCTGGAGTTTCAGGACATCCGTGATGCTTGTGCCGAGTTCCTGGAGAAGAACCTCCACCCATCCAACTGCCTGGGCATGCTGCTTCTCTCAGATGCTCACCAGTGCACCCAGCTATTCCAGCTGTCCTGGAGCATGTGCCTCAGTAACTTCCCTGCTATCTGCAAGACTGAAGAGTTTCTCCAGCTGCCTAAGGACATGCTGGTCCAACTGCTGGCACACGAAGAGCTCGAAACCGAAGACGAGCGTCTGGTCTACGAGTCGGCGCTTAACTGGGTGAACTACGACCTTGAGAGGAGGCACTGTCACCTTCCGGAGCTGCTCCGTACTGTGCGTCTGGCTCTCCTGCCTGCCATCTTCCTCATGGAGAATGTCTCTACGGAGGAGCTCATCATCGCACAGGCTAAAAGCAAAGAGCTGGTGGACGAGGCCATCCGCTGCAAACTGCGCATCTTGCAAAACGATGGCGTCGTCAATAGTCCTTGCGCCCGGCCCCGCAAGACCAGCCATGCCCTTTTCCTGTTGGGTGGCCCCACCTTTATGTGCGACAAGCTCTACCTGGTGGACCAGAAGGCCAAAGAGATCATTCCAAAGGCAGACATCCCCAGTCCACGCAAGGAGTTCAGCGCCTGTGCCATTGGCTGCAAAGTGTATGTGACTGGGGGCCGGGGCTCAGAGAACGGTGTGTCTAAGGATGTCTGGGTGTATGACACATTACATGAAGAATGGTCCAAAGCGGCTCCGATGCTGATAGCACGTTTCGGTCACGGTTCTGCTGAGTTACGCCACTGCCTGTACGTCGTTGGAGGTCACACAGCTGCCACTGGCTGCCTGCCTGCATCACCATCTGTGTCCTTGAAGCAGGTAGAGCAGTTTGACCCAGTTGCTAATAAGTGGAGCATGGTGGCACCACTGCGAGAAGGAGTTAGCAATGCTGCTGTCGTCAGCGTTAAGATGAAGTTATTCGCCTTCGGTGGGACGAGTGTGGCCCACGACAAGCTGCCTAAAGTTCAGTGCTATGATCCCTCAGAAAATCGCTGGGCGGTCCCGGCATCCTGTCCACAGCCGTGGCGctacactgcagctgctgttctCGGCAACCAGATCTTTGTAATGGGAGGCGACACAGAATTCTCTGCTTGCTCCGCTTACAAATTCAGCAGTGAGACTTATCAGTGGACTAAAGTTGGAGATGTTACCGCAAAACGAATGAGCTGCCAAGCAGTGGCCTCTGGAAACAAACTTTATGTGGTGGGTGGCTACTTTGGTACACAGCGCTGCAAAACCCTGGACTGTTACGACCCCACGCTGGATGCCTGGAACAGCATCACTACCGTACCATATTCCTTAATCCCCACTGCCTT
- the LOC109073801 gene encoding ectoderm-neural cortex protein 1 isoform X2, protein MKMSVCVHENRKSRASTGSMNIYLFHKSSYADSVLMHLNALRQQRLFTDVLLHAGSRSFPCHRAVLAACSRYFEAMFSGGLRESQDSEVDFRDSIHPEVLELLLDYAYSSRVIINEENAESLLEAGDMLEFQDIRDACAEFLEKNLHPSNCLGMLLLSDAHQCTQLFQLSWSMCLSNFPAICKTEEFLQLPKDMLVQLLAHEELETEDERLVYESALNWVNYDLERRHCHLPELLRTVRLALLPAIFLMENVSTEELIIAQAKSKELVDEAIRCKLRILQNDGVVNSPCARPRKTSHALFLLGGPTFMCDKLYLVDQKAKEIIPKADIPSPRKEFSACAIGCKVYVTGGRGSENGVSKDVWVYDTLHEEWSKAAPMLIARFGHGSAELRHCLYVVGGHTAATGCLPASPSVSLKQVEQFDPVANKWSMVAPLREGVSNAAVVSVKMKLFAFGGTSVAHDKLPKVQCYDPSENRWAVPASCPQPWRYTAAAVLGNQIFVMGGDTEFSACSAYKFSSETYQWTKVGDVTAKRMSCQAVASGNKLYVVGGYFGTQRCKTLDCYDPTLDAWNSITTVPYSLIPTAFVSTWKHLPA, encoded by the exons aTGAAAATGTCGGTCTGCGTCCACGAGAACCGCAAGTCTCGTGCCAGCACGGGCTCTATGAATATCTACCTGTTCCACAAGTCCTCGTATGCCGACAGTGTGCTAATGCACCTGAATGCTCTTCGGCAGCAGAGACTCTTCACTGATGTTCTGCTCCACGCGGGAAGCCGCTCTTTCCCGTGCCACAGGGCTGTGCTGGCCGCCTGCAGCCGCTACTTTGAAGCAATGTTCAGCGGAGGGCTGAGAGAGAGTCAGGACAGTGAAGTGGACTTCAGGGACTCCATTCATCCAGAG GTATTGGAGCTCCTCCTGGACTATGCTTATTCATCAAGAGTGATAATAAATGAGGAGAACGCAGAGTCTCTCCTTGAGGCCGGTGACATGCTGGAGTTTCAGGACATCCGTGATGCTTGTGCCGAGTTCCTGGAGAAGAACCTCCACCCATCCAACTGCCTGGGCATGCTGCTTCTCTCAGATGCTCACCAGTGCACCCAGCTATTCCAGCTGTCCTGGAGCATGTGCCTCAGTAACTTCCCTGCTATCTGCAAGACTGAAGAGTTTCTCCAGCTGCCTAAGGACATGCTGGTCCAACTGCTGGCACACGAAGAGCTCGAAACCGAAGACGAGCGTCTGGTCTACGAGTCGGCGCTTAACTGGGTGAACTACGACCTTGAGAGGAGGCACTGTCACCTTCCGGAGCTGCTCCGTACTGTGCGTCTGGCTCTCCTGCCTGCCATCTTCCTCATGGAGAATGTCTCTACGGAGGAGCTCATCATCGCACAGGCTAAAAGCAAAGAGCTGGTGGACGAGGCCATCCGCTGCAAACTGCGCATCTTGCAAAACGATGGCGTCGTCAATAGTCCTTGCGCCCGGCCCCGCAAGACCAGCCATGCCCTTTTCCTGTTGGGTGGCCCCACCTTTATGTGCGACAAGCTCTACCTGGTGGACCAGAAGGCCAAAGAGATCATTCCAAAGGCAGACATCCCCAGTCCACGCAAGGAGTTCAGCGCCTGTGCCATTGGCTGCAAAGTGTATGTGACTGGGGGCCGGGGCTCAGAGAACGGTGTGTCTAAGGATGTCTGGGTGTATGACACATTACATGAAGAATGGTCCAAAGCGGCTCCGATGCTGATAGCACGTTTCGGTCACGGTTCTGCTGAGTTACGCCACTGCCTGTACGTCGTTGGAGGTCACACAGCTGCCACTGGCTGCCTGCCTGCATCACCATCTGTGTCCTTGAAGCAGGTAGAGCAGTTTGACCCAGTTGCTAATAAGTGGAGCATGGTGGCACCACTGCGAGAAGGAGTTAGCAATGCTGCTGTCGTCAGCGTTAAGATGAAGTTATTCGCCTTCGGTGGGACGAGTGTGGCCCACGACAAGCTGCCTAAAGTTCAGTGCTATGATCCCTCAGAAAATCGCTGGGCGGTCCCGGCATCCTGTCCACAGCCGTGGCGctacactgcagctgctgttctCGGCAACCAGATCTTTGTAATGGGAGGCGACACAGAATTCTCTGCTTGCTCCGCTTACAAATTCAGCAGTGAGACTTATCAGTGGACTAAAGTTGGAGATGTTACCGCAAAACGAATGAGCTGCCAAGCAGTGGCCTCTGGAAACAAACTTTATGTGGTGGGTGGCTACTTTGGTACACAGCGCTGCAAAACCCTGGACTGTTACGACCCCACGCTGGATGCCTGGAACAGCATCACTACCGTACCATATTCCTTAATCCCCACTGCCTT